Within Diospyros lotus cultivar Yz01 chromosome 15, ASM1463336v1, whole genome shotgun sequence, the genomic segment aaaatctgcttgatttccctatttgagacttcagcttgcccattagtctgtggatgataaggagtcgccactttgtgtattaccccatacttacgaagtagggcgtccatctttctattgcaaaagtgggatccttggtcactgatgatggccctgggtATGCCAAACCTACAAAAGATGttagaacgaacaaaatctgcaaccacagaagcatcatcagtcctggtggctttagcttccacccactttgaaacataatccacagctaacagaatgtacacataaccaaatgacacaggaaatggacccatgaagtcaatacCCCAAACATcgaagatttcacaaaacaataagggtcgttgaggcatttcattcctacgtgatatagtgcctgtgtgttgacaacgtgtgcaattcttacaaaactcatatgaatccttaaagagtgaaggccaatataatccagaatctaggactttcctagctgtacgttggggaccaaagtgaccaccacatgcaagtgtgtgacaaaaatttaagacagatgcaaactcatggttaggcacacatctcctaatgacctggtcactacacatgcgccacagatagggatcatcccacacataataccgagcctgactcttaaatttatttaactgttccttcttaaaatatgcaggtaattcagaagcaactaaataattcaccaaatcagcataccagggctcaacaccgtgaatgtggtataataattcatctgggaaatcatccctgataggctgggagtccatgactgtggaatctgaagaaggagggaccctgctcaaatgatcagctactaggttctcggccccactcttgtcttttatctccacattgaactcctgaagtaggagcatccatCGTATCAACCGGGGCTTAGCATCaggcttcttcaataggtatttcaaggctgcatggtcagaaaacacgacaacattagaacccagaagataggagcgaaatttatctaaagcaaacacaatagctaaaagctccttctcagtcgtggtgtagtttgcttgagcagcatccaaggtgcgcgaggcataggcaatgacatgtgacttcttctccacacgttgtgaaaggacggcgcccactgcaaagttggaggcgtcgcacatcagctcgaagggcaactcccagtcgggtggctgtatgatgggtggagaaatcaatcgactcttcagttcctcgaatgctcgcttgcactgctcatcaaagtggaaggtcacttctttctggagaaggtgggaaagtggaagtgcaatcttgctgaaatccttgatgaacctcctataaaatcctgcatggccaaggaaagaacgcacctccttcacagaggtggggtaaggcaatgaagcaataacatcaaccttagaccgatccacttctatacccttcttagacagaacatgccctaaaacaattccttgttctaccatgaaatgacatttttcgaaatttaaaacaaggttcttttcaatgcatctctctaggactctacctaagctaaccaagcaatcatcaaaagaagtgccataaactgaaaaatcatccatgaacacttccatgcaatgctctataaaatctgaaaatatacttaccatgcatcgctgaaaggtacctggagcattacatagaccgaaaggcattcttctataagcgaatgtgccaaaggggcaggtgaaggtggtcttctcttgatcctctggggctatgcaaatctgaaagtatccagaaaaaccgtcaaggaaacaatagtgtgacttaccagccaacctctccaacatctgatcaatgaatgggagggggaaatgatcttttctggttgcttggttcagctttctataatcaatgcagactctccaactgttctgcactctcatggggatgagctcattgtgctcatttgggaccaccgtgatgcccgtcttttttggaacaacctgcacgggactcacccacttgctgtcagaaatagggtaaataatgccggctgcaagtaatttacttacctcctgttttaccacatcaaggatggttgggttaagtcttctttgaggctgccttgctggttttgctccttcctccaataagatacggtgcatgcaaacagatgggctgattccagttatgtccgctaaagtccacccaattgctttcttattatttttcagcacatccagcaactttctctcttggtcaggctgcaagttgtttgcaatgatgactggcagcttctcatctttctccaagaatgcatacttgaggtgctgaggcaagggcttgcactgaatggtgggtggctgctgcaaagagggggctgacctatttgactggaactctaactccaaggcactatcaacctgctcaacaaggttggcagcactatcttccacttgggaaatgttagcatcaaaatcaaactcatgcctatgcaaaaattcagcaatctctaagcatgcagcacattgactctctccatcactacaattagtgcaattaatcgtatctgggaactcatgcacagtggggaattcatcaattaaatcagaagactcagaacatgcttcattcactaacaggtcaactctatttacttgaaaagtggaatgatcctcggcagggaatttcatggcatcaagtatcttgaagttaattgtgttaccagcaaattccatggaaagtgtaccctcatgcacattgataatagttctagcagtttttaagaatggtctccctaggatcaagggtgcatgctcaagtgtgctgttatcttccatattcaaaacataaaaatctgctggaaagattaaatccttaaccttaaccagcacatcttctaggactccagtggggtgtgcagtacttctattggctagttggacaaccactcctgttggcttcaaaggaccacactgcaatgaagcataaatagagttaggcatgacattaatggatgcacctaaatctagtaaagcattgctaaattgcatgtctcctatagtacaaggaatggagaacatccctggatctttacactttgctggcatggcaggttggataagggcagagacatttctcccaaggttgatcttctcattccccataagcttcctcttgtgagtacacaaatccttgagaaattttgcatacttggggatctgtctaatggcttcaaggaggggaatgttgacttcaactttctggaatgtttccagaatctctttatccacttcggcctctgctcttttcttgttttgtgttgctcgatgtgggaatggcaggggctggatgttggaagactctccttgttcttgatagctggagtttggttgcttggcttcttggactgaggagggttgctgctctttgctaccctctacattctgctTCTCTACATGCTgctccatgtttgatgatggtggaggggtttgGTTGATTACTTCTTTCCCatttcgaagcatgatggcactaacattaccccttggattggcaactggttgtgaaggaagctgcccggaaccttgactccttaactcattgatgtttgtggctagctggcctatttgggtctccaaattttgaatggtggtttctgttttttgttggaattggagtgtattggctgctagttgtttgacaagatcatctaaggtaggttctgacttgggtaatggtggtgcttgttgcatggcttgattctgccttggtggtggagcatggttgcttgaaggatggaacctctgctgaaatggttgattctggtggtatggctgctggtgcacatgttgattggaagggctgccatatctgaggttcggatggtctctccaacctggattgtaggtggctgagtatgggTCATACCTATTGGAAGGTTGTGGTTGGCTGTGCTGCTGGTGCTGGAATGGTCTTCCAGGAAAAATGCCTGCACatgtctcattattttcttgcaactgtgggcattggtctgttgtatgggatggcaaggagcaaatgccacaaagctggggttgctttctctctaatgccaactgcctgaccatggaagccaattcctcaagcttgttttccatcctttgctggtccatagtggcagccacattgacttcattgatggcttttgtaggagtgttaattctggtgccaaattgctgggcattttgtgccatctttgatatcagttcttgtgcagctgctggggtcttctctgccaaagctcctccacttgcagcatctaccaagtacctgtccatggggattagaccttcatagagatactgaattaggagttggtcacttatctgatggtgaggacagctggaacacaacttcttgaacctctcccaatactcatgtagagtctcaccactcatctgccttataccacaaatttccttccttattgatgctgttctggaggctggaaagaatttttccaggaagatccttttcaatccatcccagctggtgatagcagctggtggcaggtaaTAGAGCCAATCCTTggctgatccatcaagtgagaatgggaaggctctcagcttgatctgctcttcatctactccttgtggccgcatggttgagcaaaccacatgaaactctttcagatgcttgtgtggatcctcccctgcaaggccatgaaacttgggcaacaaatgAATCAGTCCAGACTTAagttcaaagttagcatctAGCTGTGGatattgaatacataggggctggtaatgcacatcaggtgcagccagctctctaatagttctaccatccaaatgaccatgatttgcattatttccatgatttccattattgccattaccattatttccattatttgcaTTGTTTACATTAtctccattaccattatctgccatattgatgaatgctggaataggttcggatgaagtattagaagCACTGTTAGagtcaatcctatcccgagacttaagctctctagcttgccttctaagagtgttctctaattcaagatccaagtcaagtaatgttttcttagatgacctggtcatgcactagagatcagcacaaaaacaacacacaaaatggcctatgcataccaagaacacaggaacagaaacaaaaacacacaagcaaaaacaaaaacacaaaaacaaaaacacaaaaacaggtcaaacaataagcccttagatgatttttttatgcaatttttcacaaaatttcaacacaaaaacactgagggacctaaaaacactaaaaaccacaccaaattagccactgagaaacacaaaatggcccaaaaagtggtctaaacgttggaatttggccaaaaaaggctcTTCTCACAGCGAATCTGTGACTATTgatccccacacccccatttctttggacaccaaaaatcagctcaatcggagcaagtgAAAAGCTATGAACAGTAACCgggaaactgatttttttttctcaaaacctactcctattttgccttagaaaccactctatatgcaataaaacatcaaggaaagcatatggacatgaaagaacatcaagtaaggatgagaaaggaagaggatagcaccggtatctcgagctcaatccttaaataatgctatctgtcATGAAGGTTGTCAAAACCGCTGCTGAATGGAAGGCTGCTGCTGGTTGCTTTCTTTTGGTTGCAGCTGTTGATTCCTATCTGCCAAACGAAAAGGGAGATTAGTGTGGAAGGTAAAGATAACGTTGAATGGAGtgttaaaagagagaataaaagaaaaaatgtgagaaagaaaaatggaatatcctcttggtcaggtgatctgctgtcagaggcagaaaagtgGGATTCAGAGCATTCTAAAAATAGTTATGCTCCTGATCTGCTGCAGGGTTGTCTCCCCTTGCTGTGTAAGCTTGCTTTTCAGTgcctatcagagcacatgaagatcagagaaggactgcaggtgtgCTACTGAAgatcagagaaggactgcaggtgttttgctttttcaggtgctgcagggttgctttttCAGTTGTTCAGGTtgtgcagccctctccaacagccacttcttggttcaaaaatgattccaaaaacgagaaaacataaaaggaaaatacacacaaacaaaaagaagatcgaaaaggcaaatgaggcttctctgttgctgcttgctatcagtttatctcaagaacagaatagcttttcaccaagaacaccaAACTGATAACCTTCTCAACAACTGATAgccttttcaccaagaacacaaaacaaacaaaaacactcaaacaagaaaacaaaacaaacataaaatagggtcggtcctctatgtttttagaagaaaaaacttggctccccggcaacggcgccaaaattctggccggctatcgaaccactccagaattagagatctatgaatctcttctctagctTGCAGCAAAGtacaccctaggtcatctctcacaaggagcctcaccttcttctaccaacaaagagaaccaataccaataacagtttgtttaagggggggttgttttgacagaaaactaattggcaaaacagaaagatgaagatggatgaaaaatcaataagaggagtgcaaccggctgtgtatttgtctcctatgtgaaatcctccttgtccactctatatatcttggtttgctagatgctttgatctccggaaaacaaactcaagcatccccaacaaccgtccaaggattagaatgattggaaacaacaaaatgaatgcagaaatctcttgcaaacaaaatgcaaccattcactctctattcaacctatccggacctatgcaagaacaaccgttcaagcacacaatattcatttccgagatgttataccaaccggctataacattctgttctcttaagcatttaacagaaagtgaaaccatgcaagttcacacaaacctgccatgaactccatgcattcacaaatctgctcaaactaaaccaaatagaaatgaataagaaacaaacaacaaaccagattcttgtagctcatccgggactcaaattccacatggattcaagacacacaaccggttacaaagtgttctagcctatcattacagaaaggagaacaaaatggaacaaaagatgtagaaaacagaaaaatgctacaataacaaaaacgggtagaatcctctctattttctcctctctctctatatgatgatattctgaaaattaatgctaagaggccttaaatacatggccaagaaaggaaaggctagggaggctagggttgggcctagcccaacagaaaacaagtgagcccaagtctgctcctttattgtaggcccaagctcctttagttggcccaagctcctttagttggcccaagctcctttagttgagccacttctctagcccatccaatattccctaaagcctggattcatagagtagaggtaagatagaaaatagtgtaaggacaatttgaaacataataaaatagaaacaatcaaatatcagcaaaaattgcttcaaatggcctaataagaatgaggtgaaatgccaaaatatggtataaatatgcatgctatcaggcGGCCATGGACTGGAGACGACAAAAGGAGATAAAGGTAACAAGGAGGTTATGGAGCTTAAGGTGATGACGATGAGGCATGAGGAGGTGGTGTTGAGCTTGAGGCTGTGGTAGCAATGGGCTAGAGATGGCGAAGAGAGGTGGCAATGGCACTGAGGAAGTGAGAAGGCAACGTCGATGTGGAGGCGACGATGGGCTAGGCCTCGGCGACTAGTGGAAGTATGAGAGGGGGAGAtgagatttgggggtttgaaAGGGATGAAGGGATTTGTGGATTTAGGGATTTGCAAAGGGGGAATTACAATTTTCGAAGAGGCGAGGCATCTCTCACCCTAATTTTTggttctcaattatttttttattttaaatatttagtaaataaaataatcaaataatatattaaaattgatataccttgcaaacttggagagtcatgagacctaaaagagttgcgagacatggacatgaagcccaaagggaAAACGGGTTGCAAGAGACCAAGGAAACAAGctgaaggagcaagaggtcgagttGGGACCAAGTGGGTGTGACACTGCTTTgattttttgggcataactctcttgtCTAAGctccaattgaggtgattcaaaatcctatggaaagataagaaaattatatacaactttcatgtttcgAATTTTGAGAGATGTAGGATGCATTAAGGTGGGAATTGGGAATTCcagggaatctttttttttttccaagttcatcgTGCGCGGtgcatcaagaacaatcttcacatgcacacacaggCTGGCACCAGCggtgattccaagaacaatcttcacatgcataCAAGATCCcaaaaaccccagtcttgcccgcttaactaacaagatcgataatcttaaattaaataagtCATAGAATAACGCAGTGGatataataacatcaaaatgtcgtggcctTCCACGagattcttacatagtatttccacaACAAAATACGTTGTACAAagctaccaaatgat encodes:
- the LOC127791586 gene encoding uncharacterized protein LOC127791586; amino-acid sequence: MADNGNGDNPLCIQYPQLDANFELKSGLIHLLPKFHGLAGEDPHKHLKEFHVVCSTMRPQGVDEEQIKLRAFPFSLDGSAKDWLYYLPPAAITSWDGLKRIFLEKFFPASRTASIRKEICGIRQMSGETLHEYWERFKKLCSSCPHHQISDQLLIQYLYEGLIPMDRYLVDAASGGALAEKTPAAAQELISKMAQNAQQFGTRINTPTKAINEVNVAATMDQQRMENKLEELASMVRQLALERKQPQLCGICSLPSHTTDQCPQLQENNETCDDLVKQLAANTLQFQQKTETTIQNLETQIGQLATNINELRSQGSGQLPSQPVANPRGNVSAIMLRNGKEVINQTPPPSSNMEQHVEKQNVEGSKEQQPSSVQEAKQPNSSYQEQGESSNIQPLPFPHRATQNKKRAEAEVDKEILETFQKVEVNIPLLEAIRQIPKYAKFLKDLCTHKRKLMGNEKINLGRNVSALIQPAMPAKCKDPGMFSIPCTIGDMQFSNALLDLGASINVMPNSIYASLQCGPLKPTGVVVQLANRSTAHPTGVLEDVLVKVKDLIFPADFYVLNMEDNSTLEHAPLILGRPFLKTARTIINVHEGTLSMEFAGNTINFKILDAMKFPAEDHSTFQVNRVDLLVNEACSESSDLIDEFPTVHEFPDTINMSLGDDAQVIADVLLIHERKELVVGEIDN